A part of Micromonospora chersina genomic DNA contains:
- a CDS encoding NADH-quinone oxidoreductase subunit B: MQLPAVLGEPIRFVLNWGRRYSLWVFNFGLACCAIEFIATSMGRHDFMRLGVIPFAHGPRQADLMVVSGTVTDKMAPAIKRLYDQMPEPKYVISFGACSNCGGPYWDSYSVTKGVDQLIPVDVYVPGCPPRPEALLHGILRLQEKIAAEESGVGGVPRPDRLAPPVDPRPAESTPRPVESLTAPPVRPPAG, encoded by the coding sequence GTGCAGTTGCCGGCCGTGCTCGGCGAGCCGATCCGGTTCGTGCTGAACTGGGGCCGCCGCTACTCCCTCTGGGTGTTCAACTTCGGGCTGGCCTGCTGCGCCATCGAGTTCATCGCCACCAGCATGGGCCGGCACGACTTCATGCGGCTCGGCGTGATCCCGTTCGCCCACGGTCCCCGCCAGGCCGACCTCATGGTGGTCTCCGGGACGGTCACCGACAAGATGGCCCCGGCCATCAAGCGGCTCTACGACCAGATGCCCGAACCGAAGTACGTCATCTCGTTCGGCGCCTGCTCCAACTGCGGCGGGCCCTACTGGGACTCCTACTCGGTGACCAAGGGCGTCGACCAGCTCATCCCCGTCGACGTCTACGTGCCCGGCTGCCCGCCCCGCCCGGAGGCGCTGCTGCACGGCATCCTCCGCCTCCAGGAGAAGATCGCCGCCGAGGAGTCCGGCGTCGGCGGGGTGCCGCGCCCCGACCGGCTCGCCCCGCCGGTCGACCCGCGGCCCGCGGAGAGCACCCCCCGGCCCGTGGAATCCCTCACCGCGCCACCGGTACGTCCCCCGGCCGGCTGA
- a CDS encoding DUF2252 domain-containing protein has product MTQSADKRSAFIVDVLTEEFGASMAIDPAAFRRKFRKMAASPFAFYRGSASLFYADQRGDFASDRFLDERTSRVWIHGDLHAENFGTYMNASGQLVFNVNDFDEAYVGPFSWDLKRFAASVALLGYAKALSDRVIGELVAGFARSYLAELRAIAAGGDDAIGSITLDNADGVLRRVLQQARLNTRVDLLATQTTIDNYERRFSLGDGVYEVDAATREQVCAAFQDYLGTLPEGSARLRPVAANIKDVVLRKGVGIGSAGLPSYNLLLEGHTQALENDVVIYMKQAQVPAVARHIDDERVRSYFRHQGHRTAESQRALQAHADPWLGFTELDGAGQLVAEVSPYAADLDWADVNEPEELGGVLTDLGRAVARMHSVADDESSHDLVDYSTEEAIVAVVDADADSFVDYLIDFAHTYGIRAREDHQLFVDLFRNGRLPGI; this is encoded by the coding sequence ATGACCCAGTCCGCGGACAAGCGTTCCGCCTTCATCGTCGACGTGCTCACCGAGGAGTTCGGCGCGTCGATGGCGATCGACCCGGCGGCGTTCCGCCGCAAGTTCCGCAAGATGGCCGCCTCGCCGTTCGCCTTCTACCGGGGCAGCGCCTCGCTCTTCTACGCCGACCAGCGCGGCGACTTCGCCAGCGACCGGTTCCTCGACGAGCGGACCAGCCGGGTGTGGATCCACGGCGACCTGCACGCCGAGAACTTCGGCACCTACATGAACGCCTCCGGGCAGCTCGTGTTCAACGTCAACGACTTCGACGAGGCGTACGTCGGGCCGTTCTCCTGGGATTTGAAGCGCTTCGCCGCCAGCGTGGCCCTGCTCGGCTACGCCAAGGCGCTCTCCGACCGGGTGATCGGCGAGCTGGTGGCCGGCTTCGCCCGGTCGTACCTGGCCGAGCTGCGGGCCATCGCGGCCGGCGGCGACGACGCGATCGGCTCGATCACCCTGGACAACGCCGACGGCGTGCTGCGCCGGGTGCTCCAGCAGGCCCGGCTGAACACCCGGGTCGACCTGCTCGCGACGCAGACCACGATCGACAACTACGAGCGGCGGTTCTCGCTGGGCGACGGGGTCTACGAGGTCGACGCCGCGACCCGGGAGCAGGTCTGCGCCGCCTTCCAGGACTACCTGGGCACGCTGCCGGAGGGGAGCGCCCGGCTCCGCCCGGTGGCCGCGAACATCAAGGACGTGGTGCTGCGCAAGGGCGTGGGCATCGGCTCGGCCGGGCTGCCCTCGTACAACCTGCTCCTGGAGGGCCACACCCAGGCGCTGGAGAACGACGTCGTCATCTACATGAAGCAGGCCCAGGTGCCGGCGGTGGCGCGGCACATCGACGACGAGCGGGTCCGCTCGTACTTCCGGCACCAGGGGCACCGTACCGCCGAGTCGCAGCGCGCGTTGCAGGCGCACGCCGACCCGTGGCTGGGCTTCACCGAGCTGGACGGCGCCGGCCAGCTCGTCGCCGAGGTCTCCCCGTACGCGGCCGACCTCGACTGGGCCGACGTCAACGAGCCCGAGGAGCTCGGCGGGGTGCTCACCGACCTCGGCCGGGCGGTGGCGCGGATGCACTCGGTGGCCGACGACGAGTCCAGCCACGACCTGGTGGACTACTCCACCGAGGAGGCGATCGTCGCGGTCGTGGACGCCGACGCGGACAGTTTCGTCGACTACCTGATCGACTTCGCGCACACCTACGGCATCCGGGCCCGCGAGGACCACCAGCTCTTCGTGGACCTGTTCCGCAACGGCCGGCTGCCCGGCATCTGA
- a CDS encoding glucose 1-dehydrogenase: MRAVTVTPGVPNSLRLDEDWPEPPTDEGAILVQALAVGICGTDQEIIAGEYGQAPPGQERLVLGHEALGRVLEDPTGTLQPGDLVAGIVRHPDPVPCPNCAVGEWDMCRNGRYTEHGIKGLPGFARDRWRVQPRFAVGLDPMLAPVGMLLEPTSVVAKAWDHIERIGSRAVWQPQNVLVTGAGPIGLLAALLGIQRGLSVHVLDRNKTGPKPELVRALGATYHTTTVAELDFAPDVVVECTGAPVVVIDAMCKAGPNGVVCLTGVSSGGRTIDFDAGALNRDLVLENNVVFGSVNANRRHWDLAAQALARADQAWLDSLITRRVPVSSYADAYASTGEDIKVVLDFEL, from the coding sequence GTGCGCGCTGTCACTGTGACTCCCGGCGTCCCCAATTCCCTGCGCCTCGACGAGGACTGGCCCGAGCCGCCCACGGACGAGGGCGCGATCCTGGTCCAGGCCCTGGCGGTCGGCATCTGCGGGACCGACCAGGAGATCATCGCGGGCGAGTACGGCCAGGCCCCGCCCGGCCAGGAACGGCTGGTGCTCGGGCACGAGGCGCTGGGCCGGGTGCTGGAGGACCCGACCGGCACCCTCCAGCCCGGCGACCTGGTGGCCGGGATCGTCCGGCACCCCGACCCGGTGCCCTGCCCGAACTGTGCCGTGGGCGAGTGGGACATGTGCCGCAACGGCCGGTACACCGAGCACGGGATCAAGGGCCTCCCCGGCTTCGCCCGGGACCGCTGGCGGGTGCAGCCGAGGTTCGCCGTCGGCCTGGACCCGATGCTCGCCCCGGTCGGGATGCTGCTGGAGCCGACAAGCGTGGTGGCGAAGGCGTGGGACCACATCGAGCGGATCGGCAGCCGGGCAGTGTGGCAGCCGCAGAACGTGCTGGTCACCGGCGCCGGGCCGATCGGGCTGCTGGCCGCCCTGCTGGGCATCCAGCGCGGGCTGTCGGTGCACGTGCTGGACCGGAACAAGACCGGGCCGAAGCCGGAGCTGGTCCGGGCGCTCGGCGCGACGTACCACACCACGACCGTGGCGGAGCTGGACTTCGCGCCGGACGTGGTGGTGGAGTGCACCGGCGCGCCCGTGGTCGTGATCGACGCCATGTGCAAGGCCGGGCCGAACGGTGTCGTCTGCCTCACCGGGGTGTCCAGCGGCGGCCGGACCATCGACTTCGACGCGGGGGCGCTCAACCGGGACCTCGTGCTGGAGAACAACGTGGTCTTCGGCTCGGTGAACGCGAACCGCCGGCACTGGGACCTGGCCGCGCAGGCGCTCGCCCGGGCCGACCAGGCGTGGCTGGACTCGCTCATCACCCGCCGGGTGCCGGTCTCCTCGTACGCCGACGCGTACGCCTCCACGGGCGAGGACATCAAGGTGGTGCTCGACTTCGAGCTCTGA
- the nuoH gene encoding NADH-quinone oxidoreductase subunit NuoH — MPDWLELVLRVAAVLVAFLTLPLIVGQAEHKVMAHMQGRLGPMYAGGFHGWAQLVADGIKFVQKEDVTPREADRPVFRLAPAVALVPYLLALLVIPLGPGDLVGQPLDIGLFFVLAVVGIGVLAVLMSAWASANKYSLLGGLRGAAQLLGYELPLVLAAASVAMAAGTLSLPGIVEAWRPWWLIWQAPAMVIFFVAGLAEIRRPPFDMPVADSELVFGYMTEYTGLRFAFFLLAEYVGIVVIAALTTVLFLGGWQGPFADAQLGWLWTLLKVFAVAFVIIWLRVSYPRLREDQLQRLCWLVLVPLALAQLVLTAAVRLAM; from the coding sequence ATGCCGGACTGGTTGGAGCTGGTCCTCCGGGTGGCGGCCGTGCTTGTCGCGTTCCTCACCCTGCCGCTGATCGTGGGCCAGGCCGAGCACAAGGTGATGGCCCACATGCAGGGCCGCCTCGGCCCGATGTACGCGGGCGGCTTCCACGGCTGGGCGCAGCTGGTGGCCGACGGCATCAAGTTCGTGCAGAAGGAGGACGTCACCCCGCGTGAGGCGGACCGGCCGGTGTTCCGGCTGGCCCCCGCGGTGGCCCTGGTGCCCTACCTGCTCGCCCTGCTGGTCATCCCGCTCGGGCCGGGCGACCTGGTGGGGCAGCCGCTGGACATCGGCCTGTTCTTCGTGCTGGCCGTGGTCGGCATCGGTGTGCTGGCGGTGCTCATGTCGGCGTGGGCCTCGGCCAACAAGTACAGCCTGCTCGGCGGGCTGCGCGGGGCGGCCCAGCTGCTCGGCTACGAGCTGCCGCTGGTGCTGGCCGCCGCCTCGGTGGCCATGGCGGCGGGCACGCTCAGCCTGCCCGGCATCGTCGAGGCGTGGCGGCCCTGGTGGCTGATCTGGCAGGCGCCCGCCATGGTGATCTTCTTCGTGGCCGGGCTGGCCGAGATCCGCCGGCCCCCGTTCGACATGCCGGTGGCCGACTCCGAGCTGGTCTTCGGTTACATGACCGAGTACACCGGCCTGCGCTTCGCGTTCTTCCTGCTGGCCGAGTACGTCGGCATCGTGGTGATCGCCGCCCTGACCACCGTGCTGTTCCTGGGCGGCTGGCAGGGCCCGTTCGCCGACGCCCAGCTCGGCTGGCTGTGGACCCTGCTCAAGGTGTTCGCCGTCGCCTTCGTGATCATCTGGCTCCGGGTGAGCTACCCGCGGCTGCGCGAGGACCAGCTCCAGCGCCTCTGCTGGCTGGTGCTGGTCCCGCTGGCCCTGGCCCAGCTCGTGCTGACCGCCGCCGTCCGCCTGGCCATGTGA